The Niastella koreensis GR20-10 genome includes a window with the following:
- a CDS encoding SusC/RagA family TonB-linked outer membrane protein produces the protein MMKFTALLILATCLQLQANTYAQTITLNVKNSSLEFVLGQLKKQSGYQFFYKDAVLRDAKPVTLEVSNRPFEEVLNLCLKDQPLKWSIVKKTVVIQEKEKVQSITRADTLPPNQATGAPQTVSGTLLENTGKPINGAGVALTTTDQSNTKYTNTNEQGAFSFTGVAPGSYTLIVTHVTYNRVDRKIKVTNAPVAVHLSMAPYTEEQREVEVVMNNGYQAKSKATQTGSANVVTAKEIEASPSTNLLERLEGKVPGVLFDVRNNKIQVRGTNGLSVNGLIAPLVVIDGFPAIDQNLTNIPSASVDRGNPLTGKIINATGNAILSTLNPNDIESITFLKDAAAAAIWGSMAANGVIVIETKKGKRGMPQINLNTTLSVSGPANFKNLKTLSSAEYIDLEKELYGLNMFADPTTNWKNTEVSDVVNTLFRNKRGEITDAQRDSILGVLSSHNNQGQLKDYLLQRAVTQQYNLSLSGGGDNSTYYLAGNYTRNVPVYKSNANQNYYITSNTTNDFFKRRLTIGTNLNYTYAQSQLNTAAANAMSIGNLGLRPYDMLVDENGVPVQRSIDFTQRVTDSLTRMGYLRWTYNPIDELRYNNFTDTKSTVRMRLSARGVITSWLSAEVSGQLQRSTDQQENLQNKDSYLGRQLLNVATSYNATTKKLVYGIPLGGVYKLSNVRGEDYGLRGQLNINKSYKNHRINAILGSEIRQSKVAGNQQTLYGFDEDLGTSVNINTTSTGSYTTVTGTTGSISNQDNGIYRSIRRYLSYYGMVDYGWKNKYFVSGSLRYDDANIVGVDRRNRAQPLWSAGGRWNVSSESFMQHAYPLNRLSLRATYGVGGNAPNGGQNYTTVNIGSTDPYTQLPYTTIGQPANPLLGWETTKTTNLGLDAGFFNERISLTVDVYRKKTENILYNMPSNSTYGYSTLQVNAANLKGHGVEVSLTGVPVKTADWRWTSTFNLAFNTNKITDNRFPNNTGSIGGNNTVYNNYPNDYMFAYAWAGLDSVGQTQLFDSTGKKLNSLASNTAKKQMKYMGRTTPPYFGGFMNTIQYRNFTLSARITFYMGYVFRRQDLSAGYPNNSGTVTGMVNNSQMLNSRWRKAGDEATALVPGLAKINFNSLDWFRNADLNVLDASNVRFQQITLGYSLPQTVINKIKVFKSINANATVSNLGIIWRANKEGIDPDYANNSNFTNLPPSVNYTFNLNCSF, from the coding sequence ATGATGAAGTTTACAGCCTTACTGATCCTGGCCACCTGCTTACAGTTACAGGCCAACACGTATGCGCAAACCATTACGCTGAATGTGAAAAACAGTTCCCTGGAATTTGTACTGGGACAATTAAAAAAGCAAAGCGGCTACCAGTTCTTTTATAAGGACGCGGTGCTGCGCGATGCCAAACCGGTGACCCTGGAAGTAAGCAACCGCCCCTTTGAAGAGGTACTGAACCTGTGTTTGAAAGACCAGCCTTTGAAATGGAGCATTGTAAAAAAAACAGTGGTGATCCAGGAGAAGGAAAAAGTTCAGTCCATTACGCGCGCAGACACCCTACCGCCAAACCAGGCCACCGGCGCGCCGCAAACTGTTAGCGGTACCTTGCTGGAAAATACCGGCAAACCCATAAACGGTGCAGGAGTTGCGCTTACAACTACCGATCAAAGCAATACTAAATACACCAATACCAATGAGCAGGGCGCGTTTTCCTTTACAGGCGTGGCGCCCGGTTCCTACACCCTCATTGTTACGCACGTTACCTACAACCGGGTTGACAGAAAAATAAAAGTTACCAATGCCCCGGTTGCCGTGCACCTGAGCATGGCGCCATATACCGAAGAGCAAAGGGAAGTAGAAGTGGTAATGAACAACGGTTACCAGGCAAAAAGCAAAGCTACCCAAACGGGTTCCGCGAATGTGGTTACTGCCAAAGAAATTGAAGCCAGCCCTTCTACCAACCTCCTGGAGCGTTTGGAAGGCAAGGTGCCTGGTGTGTTGTTCGATGTACGTAACAACAAGATACAGGTAAGAGGCACGAATGGCCTGAGTGTTAACGGCCTGATAGCCCCGCTGGTAGTTATTGATGGTTTCCCGGCCATCGATCAGAACCTTACCAATATCCCCAGCGCATCGGTTGACAGGGGAAACCCTCTTACCGGTAAGATCATCAACGCCACCGGCAACGCCATCCTCAGCACCCTTAACCCCAACGATATTGAAAGCATTACCTTTTTAAAAGATGCGGCCGCGGCCGCCATCTGGGGTTCTATGGCCGCTAACGGGGTTATTGTTATCGAAACAAAAAAAGGTAAAAGAGGGATGCCTCAGATAAATCTCAACACCACGCTGAGCGTTTCCGGCCCTGCTAATTTCAAAAATCTTAAAACCCTGTCCAGCGCAGAGTACATCGATCTTGAAAAAGAACTGTATGGCCTGAACATGTTTGCCGATCCTACCACCAACTGGAAAAATACCGAAGTAAGCGACGTCGTCAATACCCTGTTCCGCAATAAAAGAGGCGAGATCACTGACGCTCAACGCGATTCCATTTTGGGTGTACTCAGCAGCCATAATAACCAGGGCCAGCTAAAAGATTATCTGTTACAACGTGCAGTTACCCAACAGTACAACCTGAGCCTGAGCGGCGGTGGCGACAACAGTACCTATTACCTGGCCGGTAATTATACCCGCAATGTACCGGTATATAAAAGCAATGCCAATCAGAATTATTACATCACCTCCAATACAACCAACGACTTTTTTAAAAGACGTCTTACCATTGGTACCAACCTCAACTATACCTATGCCCAAAGCCAGTTAAATACCGCTGCAGCCAACGCCATGAGCATTGGCAATTTGGGTTTACGCCCTTATGATATGCTGGTAGATGAAAATGGCGTTCCTGTTCAAAGAAGTATTGACTTTACCCAAAGAGTTACAGACAGCTTAACCCGCATGGGTTACCTGCGCTGGACCTATAATCCCATAGATGAACTGCGTTACAATAATTTCACCGACACAAAAAGCACGGTACGGATGCGTTTGTCGGCAAGAGGTGTTATCACCAGTTGGTTAAGTGCTGAAGTATCGGGCCAGTTACAACGCAGCACCGATCAGCAGGAGAACCTGCAGAACAAAGACAGTTACCTGGGCCGCCAGCTTTTAAACGTAGCCACCTCCTATAATGCTACTACCAAAAAATTAGTATACGGCATACCCCTGGGTGGCGTTTATAAATTGAGCAATGTACGTGGCGAAGATTATGGGTTGCGTGGTCAGCTCAACATTAATAAGTCGTATAAAAATCACCGCATCAATGCCATCCTGGGTTCGGAGATCAGACAAAGCAAAGTAGCCGGCAATCAACAAACCCTGTACGGCTTCGATGAAGACCTTGGCACTTCTGTAAACATTAACACTACCTCTACCGGATCTTATACTACCGTTACCGGTACTACCGGCAGCATCAGTAACCAGGATAACGGCATTTACAGAAGCATTAGAAGATACCTGTCGTATTACGGTATGGTTGACTATGGATGGAAGAACAAATACTTTGTATCGGGTAGCTTACGCTATGATGATGCGAATATAGTGGGTGTTGACAGAAGGAACCGTGCTCAGCCATTATGGTCAGCAGGCGGCCGTTGGAACGTTAGCAGCGAGTCGTTTATGCAACATGCGTATCCGTTGAACCGGTTGAGCCTGCGTGCTACCTATGGCGTTGGCGGTAACGCCCCTAACGGCGGTCAAAACTATACTACGGTAAACATAGGCTCAACAGATCCTTACACCCAGTTGCCTTATACTACTATTGGCCAGCCAGCCAATCCTTTGCTGGGGTGGGAAACTACCAAAACCACCAACCTGGGACTGGATGCCGGCTTCTTTAACGAACGCATCAGTCTTACAGTAGATGTATATCGTAAAAAAACCGAGAACATCCTGTACAACATGCCATCTAACAGCACCTATGGCTACAGCACCTTACAGGTAAATGCTGCCAATTTAAAAGGTCACGGCGTGGAAGTTTCGCTTACCGGCGTACCCGTTAAAACAGCTGACTGGCGCTGGACCTCCACTTTCAACCTTGCTTTCAACACCAACAAAATAACGGACAACCGTTTTCCTAATAACACCGGCAGTATTGGTGGTAATAACACGGTTTACAACAACTATCCTAATGACTATATGTTTGCCTACGCCTGGGCCGGACTGGACAGCGTAGGGCAAACTCAATTGTTTGATTCTACCGGCAAAAAACTGAATTCTTTAGCCAGCAATACCGCTAAAAAACAAATGAAGTATATGGGGCGTACTACCCCTCCTTACTTTGGCGGGTTTATGAATACCATTCAGTACAGGAACTTTACCCTTAGCGCCCGTATCACTTTCTATATGGGTTACGTATTCAGGAGACAGGACCTTAGTGCTGGCTATCCCAACAACTCCGGTACAGTAACGGGCATGGTGAACAACAGCCAGATGCTGAACAGCAGATGGCGCAAAGCCGGCGACGAAGCTACCGCCCTGGTACCAGGTTTGGCCAAAATAAACTTCAACAGCCTTGACTGGTTCAGAAATGCCGACTTAAATGTGCTTGATGCCAGTAACGTTCGTTTTCAGCAAATAACACTTGGGTATTCGTTGCCGCAAACGGTGATCAATAAAATAAAAGTGTTCAAATCCATTAACGCCAATGCTACGGTAAGCAACCTGGGTATTATCTGGCGTGCTAACAAAGAAGGCATCGACCCCGATTATGCCAACAACAGCAACTTTACCAACCTGCCGCCCAGTGTGAATTATACGTTCAACCTTAATTGCTCATTCTAA
- the mrdA gene encoding penicillin-binding protein 2 has protein sequence MATFNQSRTNIIRLILITVFLIIVAQLFNLQVLSGKYRKDAFRNAVFPKVKYPDRGIIFDRKGKAILNNVIMYDLVVTPNEVKTVDTTELCSLLGIDLTEFNKRLHDARIRNGGYRPSLFAPLLSEVVHVRLDENIWKYPGFTLVERPVRVYPYNAGAHILGYIGEADSAIIKRSGGFYRTGDYVGRAGLENSYESVLMGQRGVEYLLKDNHNRLVGSYENGSDDTAAIAGRNLRTYLDIELQMLAEKLLRGKVGAVVALDPKTGGVLAMASSPNFNPNDLAGAARQKNYSRLVLDVASPMLNRGIKGLYPPGSTYKPMGALIALEEGLITPASSYDCHGTYYGCNRPQNCTEKQPGHAASLRLAIAWSCNSFFSDVIKKTIDNPAYNNPRQGLTAWKTYMTAFGMGHRTGIDLPSEDGGNIPDTTQYDKAYRGLWNSCTMTGGGLGIGQDKMLATPLQIANSACIIANKGYYYTPHLVAGIDGENETDTLLKKYRIKHEVLTHISPEVYNVVTAGMQDVVEHGTAKNARIAGINMCAKTGTAQNKIMLDGNSFELYNHSTFVCFAPREDPRIAIAVVVENAGSGASFAAPIASLLVEKYLRDSLSTERLKKVEEIAATNKMPDYLGRVQYKADSTRGFQWFKLTKDSSYIRNYLKPGKPYTPPVLRRKR, from the coding sequence ATGGCAACCTTCAACCAATCGCGCACCAATATCATCCGGCTTATCCTGATCACCGTATTTCTTATTATCGTCGCCCAGTTATTTAACCTGCAGGTACTCTCGGGCAAGTATCGCAAGGACGCGTTCAGAAACGCCGTATTTCCCAAGGTAAAGTATCCCGACAGGGGCATCATCTTCGACCGTAAGGGCAAAGCAATATTGAACAACGTTATCATGTATGACCTGGTGGTAACACCCAATGAAGTGAAAACGGTTGACACTACAGAGCTGTGCTCGCTGTTGGGTATTGATCTTACAGAGTTCAACAAACGCCTGCATGATGCGCGAATAAGGAATGGCGGTTACCGGCCATCCCTGTTTGCGCCGCTGCTGTCTGAAGTGGTGCATGTTCGCCTGGATGAAAATATCTGGAAGTACCCGGGCTTTACTTTGGTGGAACGGCCGGTGCGGGTTTATCCATACAACGCGGGCGCTCATATTCTGGGTTATATCGGCGAAGCAGATTCGGCCATCATCAAACGGTCGGGCGGCTTTTACCGGACCGGCGATTATGTTGGCCGCGCCGGTCTTGAAAATAGTTATGAAAGTGTGCTGATGGGACAACGGGGCGTGGAATACCTGCTAAAAGATAACCACAACAGACTAGTTGGCAGTTACGAAAATGGAAGCGATGATACGGCGGCGATAGCCGGGCGTAACCTGCGTACGTATCTTGATATAGAACTACAGATGCTGGCAGAAAAGCTGCTGCGGGGAAAAGTAGGCGCCGTAGTTGCGCTCGACCCAAAAACCGGCGGCGTACTGGCGATGGCATCCAGTCCCAATTTTAATCCCAATGACCTGGCCGGTGCTGCCAGGCAAAAAAACTATTCGCGGTTGGTGCTGGACGTAGCCAGTCCCATGTTAAACAGGGGCATCAAAGGACTGTACCCACCGGGGTCAACTTATAAACCTATGGGTGCACTGATTGCCCTGGAAGAAGGACTGATCACGCCTGCCAGCAGTTATGATTGCCACGGGACTTATTACGGTTGTAACCGGCCACAGAATTGTACCGAAAAGCAGCCTGGGCATGCAGCCAGTTTAAGGCTCGCCATTGCCTGGTCGTGTAATTCCTTTTTTTCGGATGTTATTAAAAAGACCATCGATAACCCGGCTTATAATAATCCACGGCAGGGATTAACCGCCTGGAAAACGTACATGACGGCTTTCGGTATGGGGCACCGCACCGGAATTGACCTGCCAAGCGAGGACGGTGGCAACATACCGGATACCACGCAATACGATAAAGCCTATCGCGGCCTATGGAACTCCTGTACCATGACGGGCGGCGGCTTAGGCATTGGACAGGATAAGATGCTGGCCACTCCCCTGCAGATCGCGAATTCGGCCTGTATTATTGCCAACAAGGGTTATTATTATACCCCACACCTGGTAGCTGGTATTGATGGAGAAAACGAAACCGATACCCTGTTGAAAAAATACCGGATAAAACACGAGGTGCTTACACACATTTCACCTGAGGTATATAATGTGGTAACTGCAGGTATGCAGGATGTGGTGGAGCATGGAACAGCCAAAAACGCCCGTATCGCCGGTATTAATATGTGTGCCAAAACCGGCACCGCACAAAACAAGATCATGCTGGACGGCAATAGTTTTGAACTGTACAATCACTCCACTTTTGTATGCTTTGCTCCCCGGGAAGATCCCAGGATAGCGATAGCCGTTGTGGTGGAGAATGCAGGGTCCGGCGCTTCATTTGCCGCCCCTATTGCATCGCTTTTAGTAGAAAAGTACCTGCGCGATTCGTTATCAACCGAACGGTTGAAAAAAGTGGAAGAAATTGCAGCTACCAATAAAATGCCTGACTACCTGGGAAGAGTGCAGTACAAGGCAGATTCAACACGCGGGTTTCAATGGTTTAAATTAACAAAGGACAGTAGTTATATCCGTAATTACTTAAAACCAGGCAAACCGTATACGCCGCCGGTGTTGAGGCGGAAGCGATGA
- a CDS encoding zinc-dependent metalloprotease gives MFITKRKMSFIAICSILMAVNVQAQSKHPADTAKVKPADTTRKPPVVPPTIKPYKEVITADMKSSRGFITVHQKDDKFFFEVPNNILGRDILIVSRVSKASAEMRNGSSGYAGDQIGETVYRFEKGPNKKLFLRRIFYLEYESDSTQPLFAGVQKNNVLAISAAFPVAAYKPDSSATVVDVTEFLNSDNDVLYFQKKQFKDRAGMGAQQNDRSYIDYVHSYASNVEIHAVKTYAAGMNPTASNYTVELNSSLVLLPATPMQPRLFDQRVGYFITGHRDFEANAQGVEDKIYAVRWKLEPKPEDVEKYKRGELVEPAKPIVFYIDPVTPKKWVPYLIQGVNDWQKAFEKAGFKNAIYAREAPSKEEDSTWSIDDATHSAIIYRPSVIANAMGPSVADPRSGEIIESHIFWYHNVMTLLSSWYMAQCGAVDTNALHLQLNDSLMGTLIRFVSSHEVGHTLGLRHNFGSSSTVPVEKLRDKAWVEAHGHTPSIMDYARFNYVAQPEDHISEKGLFPRINDYDNWAIQWGYTWRPEFKNEFDEQKALVKIASDSLAKNHRLWFGSEVSFTDYRCQNEDLSDDVVKAGEYGIKNLKRLMPNLMKWSTVANEDFEKPFDMYKTLYSQFNLYLGHATNIVGSIERTDKVGAQSGAVYEATSYEKQKNAVQFLARNVFTTPLWLKNDDMLNKTSTNFPTEVNQMQNNIITALLSRNRMGRMLWMEQNNEAGKKAYTLSEMLQDLNRAIFTEVYAGKSVDVYRRGLQKAYVSRILQQVFTQVNDGDISTMVVPFGYNYVNSDAYALLRDNLNQILTLVKQAKAGAVDKYTRLHLQDLENRITTKFNAEKKG, from the coding sequence ATGTTTATCACCAAGCGTAAGATGAGTTTTATTGCCATTTGCAGTATCCTGATGGCAGTGAATGTACAGGCACAGTCTAAACATCCGGCAGACACAGCAAAGGTAAAACCGGCCGACACTACCCGTAAACCGCCTGTTGTGCCTCCCACCATTAAACCTTATAAAGAGGTGATCACAGCCGACATGAAATCGAGCCGGGGTTTTATAACCGTGCACCAGAAAGATGACAAATTCTTTTTTGAAGTGCCCAACAACATCCTCGGCCGGGATATCCTGATCGTAAGCCGCGTATCCAAAGCCAGCGCCGAAATGCGCAATGGCAGCAGTGGTTATGCCGGCGACCAGATTGGTGAAACCGTATACCGTTTTGAAAAAGGCCCTAACAAAAAATTGTTCCTGCGCCGCATCTTTTACCTGGAATATGAAAGCGACAGCACGCAGCCTTTGTTTGCAGGCGTACAAAAGAACAACGTACTGGCCATATCCGCCGCCTTCCCGGTAGCCGCTTATAAACCAGATTCATCCGCTACCGTAGTGGATGTAACGGAGTTCCTGAACAGCGATAACGACGTACTGTATTTCCAGAAAAAACAATTTAAAGACCGCGCCGGCATGGGCGCCCAGCAGAACGACCGCAGTTACATCGACTACGTTCATTCCTATGCTTCCAATGTAGAAATTCATGCAGTAAAAACTTACGCAGCCGGCATGAACCCTACTGCCAGCAACTATACCGTTGAGCTGAACTCCTCCCTGGTATTATTACCTGCAACTCCCATGCAACCCCGCCTGTTCGACCAACGCGTTGGCTACTTTATTACCGGCCACCGCGACTTTGAGGCCAACGCGCAGGGGGTGGAAGACAAAATATATGCAGTACGCTGGAAGCTGGAACCAAAGCCTGAGGATGTAGAGAAATACAAACGGGGCGAACTGGTGGAACCCGCCAAACCCATTGTGTTTTACATTGATCCCGTAACCCCTAAGAAATGGGTACCTTATTTAATACAGGGCGTGAACGACTGGCAGAAAGCATTTGAAAAAGCCGGTTTCAAAAACGCCATCTATGCACGCGAAGCGCCTTCCAAAGAAGAAGACAGCACCTGGAGCATAGACGATGCCACGCACAGCGCTATCATCTACCGCCCTTCCGTGATCGCCAATGCCATGGGCCCCAGCGTAGCTGACCCCCGCAGTGGTGAGATCATCGAAAGCCATATTTTCTGGTACCACAACGTAATGACCCTGCTGAGCAGCTGGTACATGGCCCAGTGCGGGGCAGTAGACACCAACGCCCTGCACCTGCAACTGAACGATAGCTTAATGGGAACGCTGATCCGTTTTGTATCGAGCCATGAAGTAGGTCATACCCTGGGCCTTCGGCACAACTTCGGGTCCAGCTCCACCGTGCCGGTTGAAAAACTGCGCGATAAAGCCTGGGTAGAAGCACACGGCCACACCCCTTCTATTATGGACTATGCCCGTTTCAATTACGTGGCCCAGCCGGAAGATCATATTTCTGAAAAAGGCCTTTTCCCCCGCATCAATGATTACGACAACTGGGCTATTCAGTGGGGTTACACCTGGCGCCCTGAATTCAAGAATGAGTTTGACGAGCAGAAAGCCCTGGTAAAGATCGCAAGCGACAGCCTGGCCAAAAACCACCGCCTGTGGTTTGGCAGCGAAGTAAGCTTTACCGACTACCGTTGCCAGAACGAAGACCTGAGCGACGATGTGGTAAAAGCAGGTGAATACGGCATCAAAAACCTGAAAAGGTTAATGCCCAATCTCATGAAATGGTCAACCGTTGCCAATGAAGATTTTGAAAAACCTTTCGATATGTACAAGACCCTGTACAGCCAGTTTAACCTGTACCTGGGCCATGCCACCAATATTGTAGGCAGTATTGAAAGAACTGATAAAGTAGGCGCCCAAAGTGGTGCGGTATACGAGGCTACCAGCTACGAAAAACAAAAGAACGCCGTTCAGTTCCTGGCGCGCAACGTGTTTACCACGCCGTTGTGGTTAAAGAACGACGACATGCTGAACAAAACGTCTACCAACTTCCCTACCGAAGTAAATCAAATGCAAAACAACATCATCACCGCCCTGCTTTCAAGAAACAGGATGGGCCGCATGTTGTGGATGGAACAAAACAATGAAGCCGGTAAAAAAGCTTACACCCTCAGCGAAATGCTGCAGGACCTGAACAGAGCCATCTTCACCGAGGTATATGCAGGCAAAAGCGTAGATGTTTACCGCCGCGGTTTGCAAAAAGCCTATGTAAGCCGTATACTGCAGCAGGTATTCACGCAGGTAAACGATGGCGATATTTCTACCATGGTTGTACCGTTTGGTTACAACTATGTAAACTCAGATGCGTATGCCTTGTTACGCGATAACCTGAACCAGATCCTGACGTTGGTAAAACAGGCCAAAGCCGGCGCGGTTGATAAATATACCCGCCTGCACCTGCAGGACCTGGAGAACAGGATCACTACCAAATTCAACGCCGAAAAGAAAGGCTAA
- a CDS encoding helix-turn-helix domain-containing protein: MRSKNKHIPVNTLPQGVGEGIIIARSELHGSPNNREVERSHRDGGHSFILQEKGITHLEIDFLKYKLKAPALLYMHPNQVHRVIGFDKATISSWIITSENLHPELLHLLEDLTPVTPLTLDKETYTILAETAALCLQFAERKQEKLYHQILQQSCNTLVALVASQYEAQLKPVQNLNRFEVITKAFRSLLEQNFTTVKSPMDYARQLNVSKQYLNECVKTTTGFSVSWHIQQRIVLEAKRLLYHSDKSVKEIASALGYEDHSYFGRFFAKVSGMTPLAFRSKNLV, translated from the coding sequence ATGCGTTCAAAGAACAAACATATACCTGTTAATACTTTGCCCCAGGGAGTTGGCGAAGGGATCATTATTGCCAGAAGCGAATTGCATGGGTCGCCCAACAACAGGGAAGTAGAACGATCGCACCGCGACGGCGGACATTCCTTTATCCTGCAGGAAAAAGGGATTACCCATCTTGAAATTGACTTTCTAAAATATAAATTAAAAGCCCCGGCGCTTTTGTACATGCACCCCAACCAGGTGCACCGGGTTATCGGGTTCGACAAGGCTACCATCAGCAGCTGGATCATAACCAGTGAAAATTTGCATCCGGAGCTGCTGCACTTACTGGAAGACCTTACTCCTGTTACTCCGTTAACTTTAGATAAAGAAACTTATACCATTCTTGCTGAAACAGCGGCTCTGTGTTTACAATTTGCTGAAAGAAAGCAGGAGAAACTGTATCACCAGATCCTGCAACAAAGCTGTAATACCCTCGTAGCATTGGTCGCTTCCCAGTATGAAGCTCAATTAAAACCGGTTCAAAACCTCAACAGGTTTGAAGTAATCACCAAAGCGTTCAGGTCTTTGCTGGAACAAAACTTTACAACAGTTAAAAGTCCGATGGACTATGCCAGACAATTGAACGTTTCCAAGCAGTATTTAAATGAGTGTGTTAAAACCACTACGGGCTTTTCAGTTTCCTGGCACATCCAGCAACGGATCGTACTGGAAGCAAAACGGCTGTTATACCATTCCGACAAATCTGTAAAAGAGATAGCGAGTGCGCTGGGTTATGAGGACCATTCCTACTTTGGGCGGTTCTTTGCCAAAGTTTCAGGAATGACCCCATTAGCCTTCCGGAGCAAAAACCTCGTTTAG
- a CDS encoding RagB/SusD family nutrient uptake outer membrane protein, whose product MKQLLYTLSALAVLATTACRKYVEISPVNVRQLKYTKDYQGLLYNSSQLMEKTYLYPLYASDEVWTADGTVWQTNLNINLGYAYCWLPKIWAETQEDPDYATQYQIIYNTNIVINEVMNSEGGTDAEKLKAYSEALVHRAHAYFTLVNIYAKQYDPATAATDPGVPVVLQTNFTSSLKRVSVEGVYNQIIGDLQTARPNLAVTSDVNTNPSQAAVYAMLSKVYLNERNFIKAGLYADSALQLKNTLVDLNAYAAAPTTYPNKSNDPETIFSKVVSSFVSTLPLSNEAVNLFDSVNDLRYRMFTQPGANIPVSNFTNRGTYKHRLANQGIYVGPKVPEIMLIKAECEARAGNTSTALTVLNNLRRKRFTTTGYTDLTAATAQDALQLVIMERRIELMGTGARWFDQRRLQKDNLISTVSRPFKGVTYTLAPGSNEYTFAIADKYILLNPEIEQTPR is encoded by the coding sequence ATGAAACAGTTATTATATACCCTGTCAGCACTCGCAGTATTAGCCACCACCGCCTGTCGCAAGTATGTTGAAATCTCGCCCGTAAATGTTCGGCAGTTAAAATACACCAAAGATTATCAGGGATTGTTGTACAACAGCTCCCAGTTAATGGAAAAAACGTACCTGTATCCTTTATACGCCAGTGATGAAGTATGGACAGCCGACGGAACAGTATGGCAAACCAATCTGAACATTAACCTGGGTTATGCCTATTGCTGGTTACCCAAAATATGGGCGGAAACACAGGAAGATCCCGATTACGCCACCCAGTACCAGATCATCTATAACACCAACATTGTAATAAATGAAGTAATGAACAGTGAAGGCGGCACAGATGCAGAAAAGCTCAAAGCTTACTCCGAAGCCCTGGTACATCGTGCACATGCTTATTTTACCCTGGTGAATATTTACGCCAAACAATACGATCCCGCCACGGCTGCCACCGACCCTGGCGTGCCTGTTGTATTACAGACCAACTTCACATCCAGTCTGAAAAGGGTAAGTGTAGAAGGCGTGTATAACCAGATCATCGGCGATCTGCAAACAGCGCGCCCTAACCTGGCCGTCACATCGGATGTAAACACCAACCCATCCCAGGCAGCTGTGTATGCCATGCTGTCGAAGGTATACCTGAACGAGCGCAACTTTATAAAAGCCGGTTTGTATGCTGATAGCGCCCTGCAACTTAAAAACACCCTGGTAGACCTGAATGCGTATGCGGCCGCACCAACCACCTACCCCAATAAGTCAAACGACCCGGAAACCATTTTCTCCAAAGTCGTTTCCAGCTTCGTTTCAACCTTACCGCTGAGCAATGAGGCAGTGAATTTGTTTGACTCCGTTAACGACCTGCGTTACAGGATGTTCACCCAGCCAGGAGCCAACATACCTGTTTCTAACTTTACCAACCGCGGTACTTACAAACACCGCCTGGCCAACCAGGGCATTTATGTGGGACCCAAAGTTCCCGAAATCATGTTGATTAAAGCTGAATGTGAAGCCCGTGCCGGCAACACCTCCACCGCTTTAACTGTGTTGAACAACCTGCGCAGGAAACGTTTCACTACCACCGGTTACACCGATCTTACTGCTGCTACGGCGCAGGATGCATTGCAACTGGTGATCATGGAAAGAAGAATTGAACTGATGGGCACCGGCGCCCGCTGGTTCGATCAGCGCCGGTTGCAAAAAGACAACCTGATCTCAACCGTTAGCCGGCCGTTCAAAGGCGTTACCTATACCCTGGCGCCCGGCAGCAACGAGTATACGTTCGCCATTGCAGACAAATACATTCTTCTGAATCCGGAAATAGAACAGACCCCCCGCTAA